A region from the Planifilum fulgidum genome encodes:
- the ilvB gene encoding biosynthetic-type acetolactate synthase large subunit — protein sequence MPHPAIATEDRQEKGTETRELTGSEILLRCLIREGVDTIFGYPGGAVLPIYDSLYHGQIRHVLARHEQGAIHMAEGYARVTGKPGVVIATSGPGATNLVTGIANAYMDSIPLVCITGNVPQNLIGTDAFQEADITGITMPITKHNYFVTDVRDLARVVKEAFVIASTGRPGPVLIDIPKDVSNAKAALKFPDKVFIRGYQPTTDPHPLQVQKLKAAIAKAERPVILAGGGVVTSGADQELKAFAEQAQIPVVTTLMGIGGFSGHHPLWVGMPGMHGTYAANHALLECDLLIGIGARFDDRVTMGRIDKFAKGAKIAHIDIDPAEIGKNVDAYIPIVGDVKRVLQAALDGLPRSRSADWLRRIEDWKRQYPLTFRPSENALKPQWVIRHLYETTGGDAIVTTDVGQHQMWVAQYFRFARPRSFITSGGLGTMGFGFPAALGAQIANPDRLVICVTGDGGFQMTSQELAIAALENLPVKVAIINNRCLGMVRQWQEVFYQERYSEVDLSGSPDFVKLAEAYGVKGLRARTEEEAKRAWQEALAHPGPVVVDFEIDPEENVYPMVAPGSSLDEMIMGDEEA from the coding sequence GTGCCTCACCCGGCGATCGCGACGGAGGACCGACAGGAGAAAGGGACAGAAACGAGGGAGCTGACCGGTTCGGAAATCCTGCTCCGCTGCCTCATCAGAGAAGGGGTGGACACCATTTTCGGATATCCCGGAGGGGCGGTGCTTCCGATCTACGACTCCCTCTATCACGGTCAGATCCGCCATGTATTGGCCCGGCACGAGCAGGGGGCGATCCACATGGCCGAGGGCTATGCCCGGGTCACGGGAAAACCCGGTGTCGTGATCGCCACCTCCGGGCCGGGGGCGACCAACCTGGTGACCGGAATCGCCAATGCGTACATGGATTCCATTCCCTTGGTCTGCATCACGGGCAATGTCCCGCAAAACCTGATCGGAACGGACGCCTTCCAGGAGGCGGACATCACCGGGATCACCATGCCGATTACCAAGCACAACTATTTCGTGACCGATGTGCGGGACCTGGCCCGGGTGGTGAAGGAAGCCTTCGTCATCGCGTCCACGGGTCGTCCGGGACCGGTGCTGATCGATATTCCCAAGGATGTGTCCAACGCAAAGGCTGCCCTCAAGTTTCCGGACAAGGTTTTCATCCGGGGCTATCAGCCCACCACCGATCCCCATCCCCTTCAGGTTCAGAAGCTGAAGGCGGCCATCGCCAAAGCGGAAAGGCCGGTCATTCTCGCTGGAGGCGGCGTGGTCACGTCGGGAGCCGACCAGGAGCTGAAGGCCTTTGCCGAGCAGGCGCAGATTCCCGTGGTGACGACCCTGATGGGCATCGGCGGTTTTTCCGGACATCATCCGCTTTGGGTGGGCATGCCGGGGATGCACGGGACGTATGCCGCCAATCATGCACTGCTGGAATGCGACCTGTTGATCGGCATCGGCGCCCGTTTCGATGACCGGGTGACCATGGGACGTATCGACAAATTTGCGAAGGGGGCGAAAATCGCCCACATCGACATCGACCCGGCGGAGATCGGAAAAAACGTGGACGCCTATATCCCGATCGTCGGCGACGTGAAAAGGGTGCTCCAGGCGGCGCTGGACGGTCTTCCCCGGAGCCGTTCCGCGGATTGGCTCAGAAGGATCGAAGACTGGAAGCGGCAGTATCCCCTCACCTTCCGTCCGTCGGAGAACGCTTTGAAACCCCAGTGGGTGATTCGCCACCTTTACGAAACCACCGGCGGGGATGCCATCGTCACCACGGATGTGGGTCAGCACCAGATGTGGGTGGCCCAATATTTCCGCTTCGCACGGCCCCGTTCCTTCATCACCTCCGGCGGCCTCGGAACGATGGGGTTCGGTTTTCCGGCGGCCCTGGGAGCGCAGATCGCGAATCCCGACCGGCTGGTGATCTGCGTGACCGGGGACGGGGGATTTCAGATGACCTCCCAGGAACTGGCGATTGCCGCCCTGGAAAATCTCCCCGTCAAGGTGGCCATCATCAACAACCGGTGCCTCGGCATGGTGCGGCAGTGGCAGGAGGTGTTCTACCAGGAGCGGTACAGCGAAGTGGATCTCTCCGGCAGCCCCGATTTCGTGAAGCTGGCGGAGGCCTACGGGGTGAAGGGGCTCCGGGCGCGGACGGAGGAAGAGGCGAAACGGGCCTGGCAGGAAGCGCTCGCCCATCCCGGTCCCGTCGTGGTCGATTTTGAGATCGATCCCGAAGAGAATGTCTATCCGATGGTGGCGCCGGGGTCGAGTCTGGACGAGATGATCATGGGGGATGAAGAGGCATGA
- the ilvN gene encoding acetolactate synthase small subunit → MRHILSVLVNDQPRVLARVANLLGRRNFNIESISVGESEEPGLSRMVIVTHGDERTMEQVSKQLHKLVDVIKVQDLSSHPVVARELMLVKVGANPSTRTEIAGIVEPFRASVVDVGSNTLMVQATGDREKLDALLDLLRPYGIKEIARTGVTALPRGPIKVPS, encoded by the coding sequence ATGAGGCACATTCTGTCCGTGTTGGTCAACGATCAGCCGCGCGTTCTCGCCCGGGTGGCCAATCTCCTCGGGCGCCGCAACTTCAACATCGAGAGCATCAGCGTCGGCGAGTCCGAGGAACCCGGTTTGTCCCGGATGGTGATCGTCACCCACGGGGACGAGCGGACGATGGAGCAGGTGTCCAAACAATTGCACAAGCTGGTCGACGTGATCAAGGTGCAGGATCTGAGCTCCCACCCGGTGGTGGCCCGGGAGCTGATGTTGGTGAAGGTGGGGGCGAATCCCTCGACGCGGACGGAGATCGCGGGCATCGTCGAACCCTTCCGGGCGTCGGTGGTGGATGTGGGAAGCAACACCCTCATGGTGCAGGCCACCGGAGACCGGGAGAAACTGGACGCCCTGCTGGATTTGCTCCGCCCCTACGGGATCAAGGAGATCGCCCGGACGGGGGTGACGGCCCTGCCCCGGGGGCCGATCAAAGTTCCCTCGTAA
- the ilvC gene encoding ketol-acid reductoisomerase, whose protein sequence is MAKMYYEQDADLKALEGKTVAVIGYGSQGHAQALNLRDSGVDVVIGLRPGKSWEQAERDGFTVCPVDEAVKRADVVQILLPDEVQPKVYREQIAPHLKPGSALFFSHGFNIHFGQIVPDKSVDVVLIAPKGPGHLVRRVYAEGFGVPALIAVHQDATGKAMEIGLAYAKGIGATRAGVIETTFKEETETDLFGEQAVLCGGVTQLIKAGFETLTEAGYQPEIAYFECLHELKLIVDLMYEGGLAGMRYSVSDTAEFGDYVSGKRVIDEGVRERMKQILKEVQDGTFAKRWIEENERGRLEFSRMREEERNHPIEQVGSKLREMMVWVDGKRKEPVKS, encoded by the coding sequence ATGGCGAAAATGTATTACGAACAGGATGCGGATCTGAAAGCGCTGGAGGGAAAGACGGTTGCCGTGATCGGATACGGGAGCCAGGGGCACGCCCAGGCGCTGAATTTGAGGGACAGCGGCGTCGACGTGGTGATCGGCCTTCGCCCGGGGAAATCGTGGGAGCAGGCGGAAAGGGACGGCTTTACGGTTTGCCCGGTCGATGAAGCGGTGAAGCGGGCCGATGTGGTGCAGATCCTCCTTCCGGACGAGGTGCAGCCCAAGGTGTACCGGGAACAGATCGCGCCCCATCTGAAACCCGGTTCCGCCCTGTTTTTCTCCCACGGTTTCAACATCCATTTCGGGCAGATCGTTCCCGACAAGTCGGTCGATGTGGTGCTGATCGCCCCCAAGGGGCCGGGCCATCTGGTGCGGAGGGTTTATGCCGAGGGATTTGGCGTTCCGGCGCTGATCGCCGTTCACCAGGACGCCACCGGAAAGGCGATGGAGATCGGATTGGCCTACGCCAAGGGAATCGGGGCCACCCGGGCGGGGGTCATCGAGACGACGTTCAAGGAAGAGACGGAGACGGACCTGTTCGGCGAACAGGCGGTGCTGTGCGGCGGTGTGACCCAGTTGATCAAGGCGGGCTTCGAAACCCTCACCGAGGCGGGTTATCAGCCGGAGATCGCCTACTTCGAATGTCTCCACGAATTGAAGCTGATCGTCGATCTGATGTATGAGGGCGGCTTGGCCGGCATGCGCTACTCCGTCAGCGACACCGCGGAATTCGGCGATTACGTGAGCGGCAAGCGGGTGATCGACGAAGGAGTCCGGGAGCGGATGAAGCAGATCCTCAAGGAAGTTCAGGACGGCACCTTCGCCAAGCGCTGGATCGAGGAAAACGAGCGGGGACGCCTGGAGTTCAGCCGGATGAGAGAAGAGGAGAGGAATCACCCCATCGAACAGGTGGGTTCGAAGTTGCGCGAGATGATGGTTTGGGTCGACGGAAAGAGAAAAGAACCCGTCAAATCTTAA
- a CDS encoding 2-isopropylmalate synthase yields the protein MRTVEIFDTTLRDGEQSPGVNLSTSEKVEIALQLEKLGVNSIEAGFAASSPGDFQSVRAVAKKVKRATVVSLSRSVEKDIDASWEALKEAESPCIHIFLATSPIHRKYKLRMSKEEVLETLDRAIRYARRFFPKVEFSAEDAGRTEIDYLCQVAERAIAAGADVLNFPDTVGYLTPEEYADIFIQLRRRVPGIEKVKLSAHCHNDLGMAVANTLAAIQAGVDQVEGTINGIGERAGNAAIEEVAMALKTRESYYQAATTLNHREIARTSRLVSKLTGMFVPGNKAIVGANAFAHESGIHQDGILKHQSTYEIIRPETVGFEKSRLVLGKHSGRHAFRDHLSALGYRLTDEQINQLFVRFKEMADRKKEITDQDLIALVEEKWGEPKTEVYALEWVQLSYGNQSVPTASVRLRNARTGEILEEAACGNGSLDAIFKAIDRITGEEVELVDCKIVSVTRGKDALGEVYVQLNQKELTVQGRGVSTDILEASARAYIDGINRLIQCRGEKPSEEKETMGVSMG from the coding sequence ATGCGGACCGTAGAGATCTTTGATACCACGCTGCGGGACGGCGAGCAGTCGCCGGGAGTCAATCTGAGCACGTCGGAAAAGGTGGAAATCGCTCTCCAGCTGGAGAAGCTGGGGGTGAACTCCATCGAAGCCGGCTTTGCCGCCTCCTCGCCGGGGGATTTCCAATCGGTCCGGGCGGTGGCGAAGAAAGTGAAACGGGCGACGGTGGTCAGCCTGTCCCGGTCCGTGGAAAAGGACATCGATGCGTCCTGGGAGGCGCTGAAGGAAGCGGAATCCCCCTGCATCCACATCTTTTTGGCCACTTCTCCGATCCACCGGAAATATAAGCTCCGCATGAGCAAGGAAGAGGTCCTGGAGACGCTCGATCGGGCCATCCGATATGCCAGGCGGTTTTTCCCCAAGGTGGAGTTTTCCGCCGAAGACGCGGGGCGGACGGAGATCGATTACCTCTGCCAGGTGGCGGAACGGGCCATCGCAGCCGGGGCGGACGTGTTGAACTTCCCCGACACGGTGGGTTATCTGACGCCGGAGGAGTATGCCGACATCTTCATCCAACTGCGCCGGCGGGTTCCCGGCATTGAAAAGGTCAAACTGAGCGCCCACTGCCACAACGATCTCGGCATGGCCGTGGCCAACACCCTCGCCGCCATCCAGGCGGGGGTGGATCAGGTGGAGGGAACGATCAACGGGATCGGCGAAAGGGCCGGAAACGCCGCCATCGAAGAAGTGGCCATGGCGCTGAAGACCCGCGAATCCTACTACCAGGCCGCCACCACCCTCAATCACCGGGAGATCGCCCGCACCAGCCGCTTGGTGAGCAAGCTGACCGGGATGTTTGTCCCCGGCAACAAGGCGATCGTCGGGGCCAACGCCTTCGCCCATGAATCGGGGATTCACCAGGACGGCATCCTCAAGCATCAGTCCACCTACGAAATCATCCGTCCGGAGACGGTCGGCTTCGAGAAAAGCCGGCTGGTGCTGGGCAAACATTCGGGACGGCACGCCTTCCGGGATCATCTGAGCGCTTTGGGTTACCGTCTCACCGACGAACAGATCAACCAGCTTTTCGTCCGCTTCAAGGAGATGGCGGACCGGAAAAAAGAGATCACCGATCAGGACCTGATCGCCCTCGTGGAGGAAAAGTGGGGGGAACCGAAGACGGAAGTGTACGCGCTGGAGTGGGTGCAGCTCTCCTACGGCAATCAGTCGGTTCCCACCGCGTCGGTCCGGCTGCGCAATGCCCGGACCGGTGAGATTCTGGAAGAGGCGGCCTGCGGCAACGGCTCCCTCGACGCCATCTTCAAGGCGATCGATCGCATCACCGGTGAAGAGGTGGAATTGGTCGATTGCAAAATCGTGTCCGTCACGCGGGGCAAGGACGCCCTCGGCGAGGTGTATGTACAGCTGAATCAGAAGGAGCTCACCGTTCAGGGACGGGGCGTGAGCACGGATATTCTCGAAGCGAGCGCGCGGGCTTATATCGACGGAATCAACCGGTTGATCCAGTGTCGGGGGGAGAAGCCTTCCGAAGAGAAAGAGACGATGGGTGTTTCGATGGGATAG
- the leuB gene encoding 3-isopropylmalate dehydrogenase — protein sequence MVKKIAVLPGDGIGPEIVDEGVKILRVVAETFGYRFSFRFGMVGGGAIDRVGNPLPQETLDLCRDSDAVLLGAVGGPRWDDNPPELRPEKALLRLRKELGLYANLRPAMLFEGMEESSTLRPEVLRGVDLIVVRELTGGIYFGEKRRERSEEGEKATDTLVYHEWEIERIARRAFDIARGRRKRVTSVDKANVLESSRLWRSVVNRVAEDYPDVELEHMLVDNCAMQVVRKPAHFDVIVTENMFGDILSDETAILTGSIGMLPSASLGDGSFGLYEPVHGSAPDIAGQGVANPVATILSVAMMLRHSFGYEEAARAVEQAVRSVLAAGYRTADLAPSGDLAIGTEEFGDRVAEAIRRHEPSSSTTVPLEIVL from the coding sequence ATGGTCAAGAAAATTGCCGTTCTCCCGGGGGACGGGATCGGACCGGAAATCGTCGATGAAGGCGTCAAGATCCTCCGGGTGGTGGCGGAGACCTTCGGTTATCGCTTTTCGTTCCGGTTTGGCATGGTGGGAGGCGGAGCGATCGACCGGGTGGGGAATCCCCTCCCGCAGGAAACCTTGGATTTGTGCCGCGATTCGGATGCGGTGCTCCTGGGGGCGGTGGGCGGACCCCGGTGGGACGACAACCCGCCCGAGCTGCGCCCGGAAAAGGCGCTGCTGAGATTGCGGAAGGAACTGGGACTGTACGCCAACTTGCGGCCGGCCATGCTGTTTGAGGGCATGGAGGAAAGTTCGACCCTCCGCCCGGAGGTGCTCCGGGGCGTGGATCTGATCGTCGTCCGGGAGCTGACCGGCGGCATTTACTTCGGGGAAAAGCGCCGGGAACGGTCGGAGGAGGGCGAAAAGGCGACGGACACCTTGGTGTATCACGAGTGGGAGATCGAGCGGATCGCCCGGCGTGCCTTTGACATCGCCCGCGGCCGGCGGAAACGGGTCACCTCCGTCGACAAGGCCAACGTATTGGAAAGCTCCCGCCTCTGGCGTTCCGTCGTCAACCGGGTGGCTGAGGATTACCCCGACGTGGAGCTGGAACACATGCTGGTGGACAATTGCGCGATGCAGGTGGTCCGAAAGCCCGCCCATTTCGACGTGATCGTCACCGAGAACATGTTCGGGGATATTTTGAGCGATGAAACGGCCATTCTGACCGGCTCCATCGGGATGCTTCCCTCCGCCAGCCTCGGCGACGGTTCCTTCGGCCTGTACGAACCGGTCCACGGTTCCGCCCCGGATATCGCCGGTCAAGGCGTGGCCAATCCCGTTGCCACCATCCTGTCCGTGGCGATGATGCTTCGCCACTCCTTCGGGTACGAAGAGGCCGCGCGGGCCGTCGAACAGGCGGTGCGCTCCGTGCTGGCCGCCGGTTACCGGACGGCGGATTTGGCCCCGTCGGGCGATCTGGCCATCGGCACCGAGGAGTTCGGTGACCGGGTGGCCGAGGCGATCCGACGCCACGAGCCGTCTTCCTCGACGACGGTGCCGCTGGAGATCGTGTTGTAA
- a CDS encoding DUF420 domain-containing protein produces MEKTNYETENVRQRNYTPWVVTLSIAINLIVAILFFMPKADRFDHWDLTFLPMLNAIFNSFTTVFLLAALYFIRRKNVKLHRRFILAAFATTALFLITYLIYHSLAESTPYGGEGVLRAVYYFILITHVVLAAVIVPLALFTLARGLNMQVEKHRKIARWTMPLWLYVSITGVLVYLMISPYY; encoded by the coding sequence ATGGAGAAGACCAATTATGAGACGGAAAACGTCAGGCAGCGGAATTATACGCCTTGGGTGGTCACCCTGTCGATCGCCATCAATTTGATCGTGGCCATTTTGTTCTTCATGCCGAAGGCGGACCGCTTCGATCACTGGGACCTCACCTTCCTGCCCATGTTGAATGCGATTTTCAACAGTTTTACCACGGTTTTTCTGCTGGCCGCTCTGTACTTCATCCGCCGGAAAAACGTGAAGCTGCACCGGCGGTTCATCCTGGCCGCCTTCGCCACGACGGCGCTGTTTCTGATCACATATCTGATCTACCATTCCTTGGCGGAATCGACGCCATACGGCGGCGAAGGGGTGCTCAGGGCCGTCTATTATTTCATTTTGATCACTCATGTCGTTCTGGCGGCGGTGATCGTTCCCCTGGCCCTTTTCACCCTTGCCCGGGGGCTGAACATGCAGGTGGAGAAGCACCGCAAAATCGCCCGTTGGACCATGCCCCTGTGGCTCTACGTCAGCATTACCGGCGTTCTGGTGTATCTGATGATCTCACCCTATTACTGA
- a CDS encoding MIP/aquaporin family protein — protein MNRNLWGQCLSEFVGTFILIFIGCGAVAGWVLNELSLDLWGIACIWGMAVAMAIYITGPVSGTHINPAVTITMAVFRGFPWKNVIPYIVAQMAGAFAGAAVVYLFYRHAFAQFEAGQNIVRGSAESVVTAKVFSTYPAPYLSNWEAFFVEFAITALLLMVILAVVDERNPLLSALKNLGPLVIGLTIAMIGGSFGSLTGFALNPARDFGPKLFAALAGWDSIALPGPGAYFWVPLIAPVLGGLFGALVYDGVIRPFLQREEEAPAVQAERKQRPLDA, from the coding sequence GTGAATCGGAACCTGTGGGGGCAATGCCTGTCCGAGTTTGTCGGCACGTTTATCCTGATTTTCATCGGGTGCGGTGCGGTGGCCGGATGGGTGCTGAATGAATTGTCCCTGGATTTGTGGGGGATCGCCTGCATCTGGGGAATGGCCGTCGCGATGGCGATCTACATTACCGGTCCGGTGTCGGGGACGCACATCAACCCGGCAGTCACCATCACCATGGCGGTTTTTCGCGGTTTTCCCTGGAAAAACGTGATTCCCTACATCGTCGCCCAGATGGCGGGGGCCTTCGCGGGTGCGGCCGTCGTCTATCTCTTTTACCGGCACGCGTTTGCGCAGTTTGAAGCCGGTCAAAACATTGTCCGGGGTTCGGCGGAAAGCGTGGTCACCGCGAAGGTGTTCTCCACGTATCCGGCGCCTTACTTGTCCAACTGGGAAGCCTTCTTTGTCGAGTTCGCCATCACCGCCCTCCTGTTGATGGTGATCCTGGCCGTGGTCGATGAACGGAACCCGCTGCTGTCGGCGCTGAAAAATCTCGGGCCCTTGGTGATCGGGCTGACCATCGCGATGATCGGCGGATCCTTCGGCAGCCTGACGGGTTTTGCCCTGAATCCGGCGCGGGATTTCGGCCCCAAACTGTTTGCGGCGTTGGCGGGGTGGGACAGTATTGCCCTGCCCGGACCGGGCGCCTACTTCTGGGTTCCCTTGATCGCGCCCGTCCTCGGGGGTCTGTTCGGGGCGCTGGTGTATGACGGCGTGATCCGTCCGTTCCTTCAGCGGGAGGAGGAAGCGCCGGCGGTCCAGGCGGAGCGGAAACAGCGCCCGCTGGATGCGTGA
- the glpK gene encoding glycerol kinase GlpK: protein MYMLAIDQGTTSSRAILFDRQGEIRGIAQKEFRQLYPKPGWVEHDAEEIWEVTRWVVDHLFESTGVRRDQVAGIGITNQRETTVVWDKDTGSPVYHAIVWQSRQTADICEDLKRRGLEKTIRDKTGLVVDAYFSGTKVKWILDHVEGAREKAERGELLFGTIDTWLLWKLTGGKVHATDFSNASRTLLFNIHTLDWDDELLEMLDVPRAMLPEVRPSSEVYGYTDEAAFGGARVPVAGMAGDQQAALFGQACFTPGMAKNTYGTGCFLLMHTGDRAVRSNHGLLTTVAWGIEGRVEYALEGSIFVAGAAIQWLRDGLEILQTARESEDRARRLKSNEGVYLVPAFVGLGAPYWDMEARGAIFGLTRGTTRDHLARAALESLAYQTRDVVAAMEQDAGIRLQQLNVDGGASLNDFLMQFQSDILNVTVKRPVVSETTALGAAYLAGLAVGYWNDRETIQENWAVAAEYRPQMAEEEREALYRGWRDAVSRTLSRREVKV, encoded by the coding sequence ATGTACATGTTGGCCATCGACCAGGGGACCACCAGCTCCCGGGCCATCCTGTTCGATCGGCAGGGTGAGATCCGGGGAATCGCGCAGAAGGAGTTTCGCCAGCTCTATCCGAAACCGGGCTGGGTGGAACACGACGCGGAAGAGATTTGGGAAGTCACCCGGTGGGTGGTGGATCATCTGTTTGAATCCACCGGCGTGCGCCGGGATCAGGTGGCCGGCATCGGGATCACCAATCAGCGGGAAACGACGGTGGTCTGGGATAAGGACACCGGCAGCCCCGTTTACCACGCCATCGTGTGGCAGAGCCGTCAAACCGCCGACATCTGCGAGGACCTGAAGCGGCGGGGGCTGGAGAAAACCATTCGTGACAAGACCGGGTTGGTGGTGGACGCCTACTTTTCCGGGACCAAGGTGAAATGGATCCTGGACCACGTGGAAGGAGCCAGGGAGAAGGCGGAGCGGGGGGAATTGCTGTTCGGAACCATCGACACATGGCTCCTTTGGAAACTGACCGGCGGCAAAGTGCACGCCACCGATTTCAGCAACGCTTCCCGCACCCTCCTGTTCAACATCCACACCTTGGATTGGGACGATGAACTGCTGGAGATGTTGGATGTGCCCCGGGCCATGTTGCCGGAGGTGCGCCCGTCGAGCGAGGTGTATGGATATACGGATGAAGCTGCGTTCGGCGGGGCGAGGGTGCCCGTGGCCGGGATGGCGGGCGACCAGCAGGCGGCCCTGTTCGGTCAGGCCTGCTTCACGCCCGGGATGGCCAAGAACACCTACGGCACCGGGTGTTTCCTGCTGATGCACACCGGCGACCGGGCGGTTCGTTCCAACCACGGCCTTTTGACCACCGTCGCCTGGGGGATTGAGGGACGGGTGGAATATGCCCTGGAAGGGAGCATCTTCGTGGCGGGGGCGGCGATCCAGTGGCTGCGGGACGGTCTGGAGATCCTGCAAACGGCCAGGGAATCGGAGGACCGCGCCCGCCGACTGAAATCCAATGAAGGGGTTTATCTCGTCCCCGCCTTCGTGGGGCTGGGAGCCCCCTATTGGGACATGGAGGCCCGCGGGGCGATCTTCGGGCTGACCCGAGGCACCACCCGGGATCACCTGGCCCGGGCCGCCCTGGAATCCCTGGCGTATCAGACCCGTGATGTGGTGGCGGCGATGGAGCAGGATGCCGGCATCCGTCTGCAGCAATTGAACGTGGACGGCGGCGCCTCCCTGAATGACTTTTTGATGCAATTCCAGTCCGACATTTTGAACGTGACGGTGAAGCGGCCGGTGGTGAGTGAAACCACCGCCCTGGGGGCGGCCTATCTCGCCGGATTGGCCGTCGGTTATTGGAACGACCGAGAGACGATCCAGGAAAATTGGGCGGTGGCCGCGGAGTACCGCCCCCAAATGGCGGAAGAGGAGCGGGAGGCCCTCTATCGGGGATGGCGGGATGCCGTGAGCCGGACCCTCTCCCGCAGAGAGGTGAAGGTTTGA
- the galT gene encoding galactose-1-phosphate uridylyltransferase has translation MELRYNPLLDDWTMVASNRKDRPHLPETDCPFCPGSGKVPEDYDVYAYDNDFPALMPDPPEPDPVGSSLYRTRKAVGKCEVILYSPSHTATLPELSVDHIEKLVDLWTERFVELGKDPRHQYVLIFENRGKECGVTMFHPHGQIYAYSHMPLKIRTELENCRKYYERKGSCLICDMNREERTFGGRIIAENDHFVAYLPFFTDYPYGVFIVSNSHKTALSDFDRAERRSLADMLQKVTGAMDNLFDRLFPYMMVLHQRPVNGEDVEDYYHFHIEFYPPLREADKIKYYASSEMGAWAACNPHSVEECAERLREAYRRFVRQGRRGIR, from the coding sequence GTGGAACTGCGCTACAATCCCCTTTTGGACGATTGGACGATGGTGGCTTCCAATCGGAAAGACCGGCCCCATCTGCCGGAGACGGATTGTCCCTTTTGTCCGGGATCGGGGAAAGTTCCGGAGGACTACGACGTTTACGCGTACGACAACGATTTTCCCGCGCTGATGCCGGATCCGCCGGAGCCCGATCCGGTGGGTTCTTCCCTCTACCGGACCCGCAAGGCGGTGGGCAAATGCGAAGTGATCCTTTATTCCCCCAGCCACACCGCCACCCTTCCGGAGCTTTCCGTGGATCACATCGAGAAGCTGGTCGATCTTTGGACGGAACGCTTCGTCGAATTGGGCAAGGATCCGAGGCATCAATATGTGCTCATCTTTGAGAACCGGGGGAAGGAATGCGGGGTGACGATGTTCCATCCCCACGGTCAAATCTACGCCTATTCCCACATGCCCCTGAAGATTCGCACCGAGCTGGAGAATTGCCGCAAATATTACGAGCGGAAGGGTTCCTGCCTCATTTGCGACATGAACCGGGAGGAGAGGACCTTCGGGGGAAGAATCATCGCCGAGAACGACCATTTTGTCGCTTATCTTCCCTTTTTCACCGATTATCCCTACGGTGTGTTCATCGTCAGCAACAGCCACAAAACCGCCCTCAGCGATTTTGACCGGGCGGAGAGGCGCAGCCTGGCGGATATGCTGCAAAAGGTGACCGGGGCGATGGACAACCTGTTTGACAGGCTGTTTCCCTACATGATGGTCCTGCACCAGCGTCCCGTCAACGGGGAGGATGTGGAGGACTACTATCACTTTCATATCGAGTTTTATCCTCCCCTTAGGGAAGCGGACAAAATCAAATATTACGCCTCTTCGGAGATGGGCGCCTGGGCGGCGTGCAACCCCCATTCCGTCGAGGAATGCGCGGAGCGGTTGCGCGAAGCGTACCGCCGCTTTGTGCGGCAGGGGAGGCGGGGGATCCGATGA